A window of the Pogona vitticeps strain Pit_001003342236 chromosome 4, PviZW2.1, whole genome shotgun sequence genome harbors these coding sequences:
- the RBM15 gene encoding RNA-binding protein 15 has translation MKGKERSPAKAKRSRGGEDSSSARGERSSKKPSNGGGKSTGGGSGEGGGGGTSSSSRRSLHLEKASRASSREYESGTVGSSGGGGGSSSRHGYSGGGSNSSSSKNAESSSSRGSSSRGGGDSRAPPSDSGSSSEYKTLKISELGSALSDEAIEDGLFHEFKRFGDVSVKISRLPPGTGTGDERVAFVNFRRPEDARAAKHARGRLVLYDRPLKIEAVYVGASSGGGSGRRRTSRSPAILDKEPYGAAAVGVPAGAAATLRHPPTGATQRALSPAGGGAGLGYRDFRLQQLALGRLPPPPLPRELERERDYGGFYDRVRPAYSLDRVAGVAAAAFRGVGGTGTASEEEISPEDDQRANRTLFLGNLDISVTESDLRRAFDRFGVITEVDIKRPTRGQTSTYGFLKFENLDMAHRAKLAMSGKVLLRNLIKIGYGKATPTTRLWVGGLGPWVPLAALAREFDRFGTIRTIDYRKGDSWAYIQYESLDAAQAACTHMRGFPLGGPDRRLRVDFADTEHRYQQPYLQPLPLPPPTHYELVAETSAFGAHRAPPDPLRGARDRTSPLLYERDRDLYSETEWVPPPPPVRDRTNRATVYDALESLERRRDGWSLERTRGERELGSSTRDPPRKRRIVEDGGRHLDRSPDSERSSSSRKRHCPAAASPQDRSPEPGIGRDRYSSDTERPSSRLLLLDRPSPIREPRRGSLERSQSDKREHKSSVERERKHRTLTLAATQECKSPAKKDDHTTEGSSSGGSRLKPPPQKQQQQDGTTKSVSSSKLCLAWQGMLLLKNSNFPSNMHLLQGDLSVASSLLVEGATGGKVAQLKITQRLRLDQPKLDEVTRRIKVAGPNGYAILLAVPGTTDNRASSGAGEANTTSTQRPLRNLVSYLKQKQAAGVISLPVGGNKDKENSGVLHAFPPCDFSQQFLDTTAKALAKSEDDYLVMIIVRGAS, from the coding sequence ATGAAGGGCAAGGAGCGTTCCCCTGCCAAGGCCAAACGGTCCCGGGGCGGCGAGGATTCTTCCTCGGCGCGGGGCGAGCGGAGCAGTAAAAAACCAAGCAACGGCGGCGGGAAATCGACGGGCGGAGGCTCtggggagggcggcggcggcggcaccagtAGCAGCAGTCGGCGGAGCCTCCACCTGGAGAAGGCGAGCCGGGCCAGCAGCCGCGAGTATGAGTCCGGCACGGTGGGCAGCTCCGGTGGTGGTGGCGGGAGCAGCAGCCGTCATGGAtacagtggcggcggcagcaacagcagcagcagcaagaacgcCGAGTCCTCCTCTTCGCGTGGCAGCAGCAGCCGCGGCGGCGGCGATTCCCGGGCGCCCCCCTCCGACTCCGGCAGCAGCAGTGAGTACAAGACGCTCAAGATCAGCGAGTTGGGCTCGGCGCTGAGCGACGAGGCGATCGAGGACGGCCTGTTCCACGAGTTCAAGCGCTTCGGAGACGTCAGTGTCAAGATCAGCCGCCTCCCGCCCGGGACGGGCACTGGCGACGAGCGGGTGGCCTTCGTCAACTTCCGCCGCCCGGAGGACGCCCGCGCCGCCAAACATGCTCGCGGCCGCCTGGTTCTCTACGACCGGCCGCTGAAAATCGAAGCTGTCTATGTGGGGGCCAGTAGCGGCGGGGGAAGCGGCCGGCGCCGCACCAGCCGATCCCCGGCCATTTTAGACAAGGAGCCCTATGGAGCCGCCGCGGTGGGTGTTCCGGCAGGTGCGGCAGCTACTCTCCGGCATCCCCCGACGGGAGCTACGCAGCGGGCGCTCTCCCCTGCTGGCGGAGGAGCAGGCTTAGGGTACCGAGACTTCAGGCTGCAGCAGCTTGCCTTGGGCCGCCTGCCCCCGCCACCTCTGCCTCGGGAGTTGGAAAGAGAACGGGACTATGGGGGCTTCTATGACCGGGTGAGGCCTGCCTACAGCCTCGATCGAGTTGCCGGGGTGGCAGCAGCTGCCTTTCGCGGAGTGGGTGGCACAGGAACAGCCAGCGAGGAAGAGATAAGTCCTGAAGATGACCAGAGAGCCAACCGCACACTATTTTTGGGCAATCTCGATATATCAGTGACCGAATCAGACCTCCGGCGGGCGTTTGACCGCTTTGGAGTTATAACTGAAGTGGATATCAAGAGGCCAACCCGAGGTCAGACTAGCACTTACGGATTTCTCAAATTTGAAAACTTGGATATGGCCCATCGGGCTAAATTAGCCATGTCTGGTAAAGTGCTGCTGCGTAATCTCATCAAAATTGGCTATGGTAAGGCCACCCCTACAACACGGCTTTGGGTGGGTGGTCTGGGACCTTGGGTGCCATTGGCTGCTCTTGCCAGGGAGTTTGACCGTTTTGGCACTATTCGCACCATTGATTACCGTAAAGGTGATTCATGGGCCTATATCCAGTATGAGAGCTTGGATGCTGCACAAGCTGCTTGCACCCACATGCGTGGCTTTCCTTTGGGTGGGCCAGACCGTCGTTTGCGGGTGGACTTCGCTGACACGGAGCATCGCTATCAGCAGCCCTATTTGCAGCCATTACCCCTTCCACCCCCTACCCACTATGAGTTAGTTGCAGAGACATCTGCCTTTGGGGCACATCGAGCTCCACCAGATCCACTCCGAGGTGCTCGGGATAGGACCTCACCACTGCTGTATGAGCGTGACAGAGATTTATATTCTGAGACAGAATGGGTGCCTCCCCCACCTCCAGTTCGAGACAGAACCAATAGAGCAACTGTTTATGATGCACTTGAAAGTCTGGAGCGCCGACGAGATGGTTGGTCTTTGGAAAGAACTCGTGGGGAAAGGGAGCTAGGCAGTAGCACCAGGGACCCACCTCGAAAGCGAAGGATAGTGGAGGATGGAGGAAGACATTTGGACCGTTCACCAGATAGTGAACGATCATCTTCATCCCGAAAGCGACACTGCCCTGCTGCAGCCTCTCCACAAGACCGAAGTCCTGAACCAGGTATAGGCAGAGACCGCTACAGTAGTGATACAGAGCGGCCATCTTCCCGTCTGCTTCTGTTGGATCGCCCTTCGCCCATCAGAGAGCCACGTAGGGGTAGTTTGGAGAGGAGCCAGAGTGATAAGCGTGAGCACAAGAGTTcagtagaaagggaaagaaaacatcgCACGCTCACATTAGCTGCTACCCAAGAATGCAAGAGCCCAGCTAAAAAGGATGATCACACTACTGAAGGAAGCAGTAGTGGGGGATCTCGGCTGAAGCCTCCACcccaaaagcagcagcaacaggatgGAACCACAAAGTCTGTGTCATCCTCTAAATTGTGCTTGGCCTGGCAAGGAATGCTTCTGTTGAAGAACAGCAACTTCCCATCCAACATGCACCTCCTTCAGGGGGATCTGAGTGTGGCCAGCAGTCTCTTGGTAGAAGGAGCAACTGGTGGCAAAGTAGCCCAGCTAAAGATCACTCAGCGTCTCCGTTTGGACCAGCCCAAATTGGATGAAGTCACTCGTCGTATCAAAGTGGCCGGGCCTAATGGATATGCTATACTTCTAGCTGTGCCTGGTACCACAGACAACCGTGCCTCATCTGGGGCTGGTGAAGCTAACACCACCTCCACACAGCGGCCACTCAGAAACCTGGTGTCCTATCTTAAACAAAAACAGGCAGCTGGAGTGATAAGCCTCCCAGTAGGAGGcaacaaagacaaagaaaacagTGGCGTCTTGCATGCTTTCCCACCCTGTGATTTTTCTCAGCAGTTTCTGGATACTACAGCCAAGGCCCTGGCTAAATCAGAGGATGACTATTTGGTCATGATCATTGTCCGTGGTGCATCTTAA